One Aegilops tauschii subsp. strangulata cultivar AL8/78 chromosome 7, Aet v6.0, whole genome shotgun sequence genomic window carries:
- the LOC109772085 gene encoding disease resistance protein Pik-2 has protein sequence MVTTRIEAVAVACSDASEICGDNIYHIEPLNSEDSKKLFLSRAFGSKDATCPTELEDEMNKILKKCGGLPLAIVSIGSLLASYKSPEHKDMWDRVCKSISYHMDTNPTLDGMRQILTLSYDHLPYHLKGCMMYLSIFPEDFLINKDRLVYRWIAEGLVEEKRGMTLLEVAEAYYDELVSRGMINPAGEIISHVYGAVETCRVHDLMLEVMVSKSLEANFVSLIGGQYDGMSYDTIRRLSLHGGAQMPKESPSKKYSPSKRPKESTSKKMVKKNDLKDINVQHVRSLSMFQLQGNKLLDRLGEFTLLRVLDLEDCKGVENKHMGDICRMYLLRYLSLRGTDISVLPPKVCDLEHLQTLDVRATGLARLPETLIKLEKLERLFFSQKDVWSTMWKPPQGLWKMKALREVGWILLEDDAVEVAQEVGELENLQRLSIYVDCERPNGPKVLEELALSLSRTHSLRSLDMGTMSYEANALNFLLELPSPPRLLRFLRIAGGIDKLPNWVESLTYLVEFHMSWAHFIDDQLFGVLCKLPNLKSIWMQRNCYTGLELIARAAHNFPALKNLRGTCDNEMPRVYKFEEGSMTKLEKLSLNFDNWSEKSIVGIEHLTSLKEVQLAGKRGNPALDRTLEQLKVESGRHPNQFTVGVKYD, from the coding sequence ATGGTGACCACTCGGATAGAGGCTGTGGCTGTAGCATGCAGCGATGCTAGTGAAATTTGTGGAGATAACATCTATCACATCGAGCCCCTCAATTCAGAAGACTCCAAGAAGCTGTTCCTCAGCAGAGCATTTGGCTCCAAGGATGCCACTTGCCCCACAGAGCTGGAAGATGAAATGAACAAAATTCTCAAGAAATGTGGTGGGCTGCCATTGGCCATTGTCAGCATTGGCAGCCTTTTGGCCAGCTATAAATCACCGGAGCACAAGGATATGTGGGATAGGGTTTGCAAATCAATTAGTTATCATATGGATACCAATCCCACCCTTGACGGGATGAGGCAGATACTCACACTCAGCTACGACCACCTGCCCTATCACCTCAAGGGTTGCATGATGTATCTTAGTATTTTCCCGGAGGATTTTCTCATCAACAAGGACCGGCTCGTATACAGATGGATCGCTGAAGGATTGGTTGAGGAGAAGCGGGGGATGACCCTGTTGGAGGTTGCAGAAGCCTACTATGACGAGCTGGTGAGTAGGGGCATGATTAATCCCGCTGGCGAAATAATCAGCCATGTCTATGGAGCTGTGGAGACATGTCGGGTGCATGACTTGATGCTGGAGGTCATGGTGTCCAAATCCTTGGAGGCCAACTTTGTCAGCCTGATAGGTGGGCAGTATGATGGGATGTCCTATGACACAATACGCCGCCTCTCCCTCCATGGTGGTGCGCAGATGCCCAAGGAATCTCCATCCAAGAAGTACTCTCCATCCAAAAGACCCAAGGAATCTACATCCAAGAAAATGGTTAAGAAGAATGACTTAAAAGACATTAATGTGCAGCATGTCCGATCACTGAGTATGTTTCAGCTCCAAGGGAACAAGCTGCTTGATCGTCTGGGTGAGTTCACCCTGCTGAGAGTACTTGACCTGGAAGACTGCAAGGGCGTAGAAAACAAGCATATGGGTGACATCTGTCGGATGTACCTTCTGAGGTATTTGTCCCTGAGAGGTACAGATATCAGTGTGCTGCCTCCGAAAGTCTGTGACCTGGAGCATTTGCAGACACTTGATGTACGTGCCACCGGCCTTGCTAGACTTCCAGAAACTCTGATAAAACTAGAGAAACTTGAGCGCTTGTTCTTCTCCCAGAAGGATGTCTGGTCTACCATGTGGAAGCCACCTCAGGGTCTCTGGAAAATGAAGGCGCTGCGGGAGGTGGGCTGGATATTGCTGGAAGATGATGCTGTTGAGGTTGCCCAAGAGGTAGGTGAACTAGAAAATCTGCAAAGGTTAAGTATCTACGTCGATTGTGAGAGGCCCAATGGTCCCAAGGTTCTTGAAGAGCTTGCCCTGTCCCTGAGCAGGACGCACTCTCTCCGGTCGCTCGACATGGGCACCATGAGTTATGAGGCCAATGCGTTGAACTTTCTCCTTGAGCTCCCCTCGCCGCCACGCCTCCTCCGATTCCTCAGGATCGCTGGTGGCATTGACAAATTGCCCAACTGGGTTGAATCGCTCACATATCTTGTTGAGTTTCACATGTCATGGGCACACTTTATCGATGACCAACTATTTGGGGTTCTGTGTAAGTTGCCCAACCTGAAGAGCATCTGGATGCAGCGGAACTGCTACACCGGTCTAGAGCTGATTGCACGCGCTGCACACAACTTTCCAGCGCTCAAGAATCTCAGAGGGACCTGTGATAACGAAATGCCCAGAGTCTACAAATTTGAGGAAGGATCCATGACAAAGCTCGAGAAACTTTCACTGAATTTCGACAACTGGAGTGAGAAGAGCATTGTGGGCATTGAGCACTTGACAAGCCTTAAAGAGGTGCAGCTCGCAGGTAAGAGAGGGAACCCTGCGCTGGACCGAACTCTGGAGCAGCTAAAGGTGGAGAGTGGAAGGCACCCCAATCAGTTCACAGTTGGAGTGAAGTACGACTAA